Genomic DNA from Choristoneura fumiferana chromosome 19, NRCan_CFum_1, whole genome shotgun sequence:
CGGCGTACTCAGTTACCTCAATTACAGTTGTTTGTACAGGCTGCTTGGAATCcgccttattgtctaactcacgatcacaatagttttcacttctttctgtcacacggtaagatgagggtagaaagaaacGATggatgcgatcgcgaacgtcatcACGTTAGACCAGGATTTCCCAACCAGCGGGGCACGCCCCCCTAGGGCGGCGTAGATAAATGTCAGGGGGGGGGAAGAGTACAGTACCGTGTGcagttacgaaaaaaaaaactaggtagaTACAGttacgagcgttaatttgggacttAAAATctaatatctgtcattttgtatgacaatccAAAGGGATTTTCCACGAAATGGGCCCCAAGTTAACACTCGTCACCGTAATAGGTAGCGTACGTAAATTAACTGTTCCGAACTTAacttaacctcctaacgcccatgTCAAATTTTTGACtcatgaacatcaaactttatgttattccagtttgatgttcaaacacagaataagtaacgTATAGAAgcctcactgccgtacaaaTGTGActtttaggcataagaatcgtgcctctcTGTCCATCGCATAACTCGTATTCACTTGCACGCGGCACGTGTAGTGGAATAGCACACTCTAGGGGGCCCCAGACATCTACTTGTAGCGGAAAATAAAATCGCGGAGTGAGCCGCGCCTAAGTATTTCACgatacaataagtcctttataaaagACTCTGGGCGTAAGGGGTTAAGGGGggcatgaaaatattatttttggttcGGGGAGGCTCGGCGAAATAAAGGTTGGGAAACCCTGcgttaaggtgcgaccaaaccgctgctttaaaaacggcgacggcacggaatcgcagtgacgcgcCGTATATGcgccgtttttttgcatgctttccacaccgctgcttaaaatacgcaaacggtgcggaatcgcagtgacttgTTCGGTGAAgccctgacgtttacggcacgttgcaattccgtattttaagcagcggcgtggagagcatgcgataaaaacggtgcgcatacggtgcgtcactgcgattccgtgccgtcaccgttttttaagcagcggtttggtcgcacctttagaCGATACAGCCTCAGCTCACTAGGTTttcaaaaagttactttacagGTGGAATGGCCTTTGTCCTGTGTGTCTAGCTGGCGGCGTTCTCGTCGAGGAACTCGACGTAGGTGAAGGGGAAGTGCCCCGTCCGGCCGTTTAACTCGCCCTCCCATTGCCCGTTTATGTTCATTCGAGTCACCTgcaacataattaaaatatacgTCAGCGAAAGTTTGTGCCACACCCGGTTATGGTATAGGACTGACGGACGCATTGCTTCCCGTGGGTGTAGTAAAAGGCGGCTAAAGGACTAGCCATCTATACCACAATTGTTTGAAGTGCTACAATTCCACATAATTGCcaatttttaatcgacttcaaaaaaaaggaggaggttatgcattcggtttatttttcatgtttctTACCTCAGAACTAAGCTTAGCAAGCTTGTGTTTATGGGTActaaagcaacggataaatataattatatagataatacatacttatacatattaaacaacccaagacccgagaacaaacattcatattttcatacaaaatatctgccagacacgggaatcgaacccgggacctcaagcttcgtagtcaggttctctaaccactaggccatctggtcgtcaattaGAAACAATTCGCCTACAATtcggtcccataagcaccaaattaggatctgattggatcctaaggaaatcgagggaggGTTGTGTATTAGAggggtaatttggatatatttaatgGTAACTCGTGAATTTGCTTTTGCTTTTGGTGAAGTGgaatgatgaagaccacatttgaccaacggagctactacacaataaccaataacaaagtacttcacgggttaatttttaattactttaacacagttgctaagcaatttatgctcacgctccgcggacggagtcgcaggcaacagctagtatattataGTAGGTCGTTACCCTGACGATGTCGCCCTCTTCCAGCCGCAGCGCCGTCCGGTCGTACGCGTTGGGCACGCGCGTCTGCCGCACGCGCGCCAACGCCGGCAGTGTACGctgcaacacaacacaacacattGCACCACTGGTACAGTACCCGCGCATAAATATTGCACATAgctctttggaaagagactcggccgatttcggcttcgtagagcgttgtcacacactacatACTTAGGTGACTTTTGGTAGTCGTTATTCGGGTGCAGTAGAGTACGGACATactaaagagttgttgaaaccccccaaaactttaaattgtacgatggcatctttaggaaaaataGGGAACTATCATTTTTCTAATATTTGCAACAGCTcttctatagatatccgaagtttacatgccattaatttgacgtaaactaataaaagtctttaaaggtgcagtatttatttgataaaaaacgtcacttaataattACGATGATTGATGGTCGGTCGCCAGTGTTGTGAAATAGATTGTCAtggccgtctctgtttgtttggtCCGAagagacggagacggcatcacatttatctgtcaaatacaATTTATCCATGAGTGGTAAAAGCCTTTACTGTTGTTCAGTGCAAAtggaataagtttttgttaaaatgtcaTTTATTTGTTATCTAAACCTAcacttccgtaccaaatttcaagtcggtaccaTCAAGCATTGAGCTACGTACGACCTGCAACGATTCTGGCCGGATCACCAGGATGTCGCTGCAAGATTATTGTActatcaccagatttacataagtacgccAAATTTTAACTGGGTGGggagggtggaaccttttcgtaaacaatttcgctatgatttcttaaGAATGGATCTCAACACGACTTTAgtttagtagcacaaaggtacgtggttcagtttcctcaactgtataTACACAGCAAGTTACATAAAAGTTTGTGATAAAAGTTTAGGATAGGTAGTTtaactaatttaaagttcagataacattaatttaataaaataaatatagacaactagagtttacccgcggcttcgcacgcatatataccaaattttcatccaaatccgtccagccgttttagcgtgaaggagtaacaaaaacacacacacacacacacacacacacacacacacaaactttcgcatttataatataagtaggaaagTACGAATTAAAGCGTGTAAAATCGTCCACATACACGAGGCACGTGGCGGCGGTACGGTGTCGGTGCGGGAGCGGCATCGTGTACACGAGGCCTAATTATTTTCTCACAGATAATTATACCTGCATGTTAGTCCGTGCCGGGTTCTTATTGCTGGCCGGAGGGCTGGGAGGGTCCCCGATCTGGGTGAGAGCCTCGTTTGGCGGGTACGGCGCTCCAGAGGGTTCCAGAATCTGTAAAACAATATTACAGACATTAGCTAACGTCATGGAAATACTAACAAAGATTTTCATCACCTCTTTTATTCcgacacaaactttcacatttataacattagtaggataaggctgcgtctccaccagagatgtgcaaggaatgtgtttttcatgaaccaatagaaacgccatttacctatcctcgcacagcaccgctctggtggaaactgcagagcggagcgaggctagaggtaaatgaagtgtttctattggttcatgaaaaacgaATTCCTCGCACACCTCTGTTTGAAACGCAGTtgatgtgttaaatacttgtgatgtatagatatcatttaataatattgtaaatctgtttaaaaatatatatacctcgttgagtttcttgtcggattcttctcaaacggaggttttttccgaaccggtggaagattttattttgacattcataagtgcttgttatagcctaaatggaataaagatattttgactttgacagccTAATAAATACTTTGGGCCTGTGATAACAACTTTTTTCCAAGACACGCGGAAGAAGCATGCTGAATGTTGAACCTGTGGCTATTTGTGTGCCTTATGGCGCAACAgtgttactgaaaataacctgtCATTTATATCCCCCTGTTTTCACctattttgacaaataaacgtatttgtatttgtacctTTTAGGTTTTAtggttacggcaatttgtacCGAAACACCTTTTTATACGTGTgtatgaactataaacaattactttgctctccCGCGACCTCACGACAGCTACgcctatgcaacaaatgtgtgttccgCTCCGCTATCTCCACTCTGTGAGAACGCACACGCATAACAAACCCAActaaccctaccactacactaCTCTGACGCTTTTTGAACGCAATCAGAGCAACGAAACCATTCACTACGCTACCAGATGACCCTGGTTGTGATCACTAAGGTGTCACCCACTGCCCCCCCCCCAGTACGTACCCGCTGCACGTAGGGCACGGGGATGGATCCGGTGCGGCCTTGCGCGTTGCGCGCCGTCCACCACTGCTCCTCGTCGCGTCCGACCACCATCAGACGCTCGCCGCGCCGGAAGGGGAGGTCATCCGGGTCCTGACGGAAATAAAACAGTGCAATGAAGCTGCTGATTCAGATTgtctaaggctgcgtttccgcCGGAGACGTGGGAGGATGTGTTCACACATTCTCCGCAACGCATCCTAGCATGTCtctctctggtggaaacgcaacctTCCTTAGGCCATCTCACCACCGGGACACAATAGCGGCGCAAACAGTCACCGCCCCTAACAAAATGTATACTATGGAGGGTAACACACCTGGTATAGTTGATCAACAGCTTTGGCTTAAAAGGTTATCATTgttttttgtatggaaaagtCAATTAATAGAAAccaatttctatattttttcgtaTCACTACTTCTtcaaatttattattgaaaCTATTTAGGTTGCTGACTTCAGAGTTTAATCTAGTTGTGCCACACCAATAAACTTGATCAGTAGGTATGCGTGTTGAGCACCAGTATTAATTTTTCATAAAGTATAGGTAAAGTATAGGTAGGGGTAGTTTGGAAGTTGTTTACTaacaaataaatggatttatgttgtttgatgaataaattattattattattataggtataaataacttAGTCATTGCCAAtggtcaaaagaaaaaaaaaacatttcttcactattttgaaaaaaatctcgtattatTAAGTCAATATGTAAACTAAAGTGAAGCAAATATTACTTAGTAAGCTTGTCGTTACTAAGACGCGAGCATTCCTAAAGCAGCAACTATTCTCTTGCGACCCCAATAACTAACGCAGAATGGACAAGGAAATCTAAATTCACCGGACACGTGGCAAGTTATTTTAAACATATTGGAATAAGAAAATGATTAGTTGTGTTAGTCAGCACCTAAATACCGGTCGCACGTCTAATAATAGTGTAGCAATAGCGCATGGGATGGAGATACGCGATGAGATTTTAGGGTGTCGAGTTATGCGAGGGAATTTAGGTCGACGTTAGAGGAAATGGAAAGAGagtgctcctatgaagaagggccACGAAATAgcgcgaaacatgtcgagctaaactcgatttaagacgcgagttatccgttataatatcatttaatatgaaatggAAAGACTTTAGGGACATTTGAGATGACGGAGGGGTTGGACAAAAATTGGAGCGaccatcgttttttttttgttttcattcatcGGTTTATGCGCTCGCATTTACCATTTACAAGAGGGCAATAGAAAAGAAGTTGAACTTCAGTCAACAAACTAAGGTTCAAAATGACCAGAAGATCACAGTTTCGTGTCAGGATAGGTGTATCTATGATGACTGCCGACTTTCGGAACTAGGAGATAATGCTGTTAGGATTTGCTAAACTGGTACAGTTAACCATTGTGCTCCTAAATGCGTGTTGCGCTGGCGCATCAGCTCTCTGCTGTCTTTTCCGTCGTCCGAATCCCCGTTCGTCTAGTGACTAGTCGGTCTTCGTTTGTTCATTTCCTGGTTCGTCAATTTTATTCTATGACCAAAAGTTGACGGAGCTCTGCtccgcggagctcctattctaACGCCACTGAGGCGCTTCGGGCCTTGTGCAACTCTAACCGAACCTGCGCTTTTTCAAGTTTCCGACACAACCAGAGGCCTAACGTTTTCGAAACTCgagatcgcaatcaaatgacagtttttgtatgcgaaatctgtcatttgactGCGATagtgagcgtcagaaacgtaaggcaatacggcctccggTTAGTTTATGAAACAAAGCCATAGACATACGAACGGGGAATCGACTCATTAGAAGAACAGAGAATCAGACGAAACAGGCCGTAAACCATTAAATCATACTCACGTTCCCGAAGAAGTCAAACTTGGCGACGACGACCTCCAACACCTGGGGCTGTGGCGGCGCCTTCACGCTGGCCTGCGACAGCGGCCGCACCAGCGGCGTCGTGTCCAGGTAGTGCAGCCGGTAGAACGAGAGCAGCGCCGGCATGTCCGCGAACAGCTGGTCGCCGATGCGGAAACGCGTGGACCCATCAGCTGATACCACCCGGTTTATTATGTAGTGGGATACGCGGTCATCTTCTCTGTGGGAACAGGATTGAGATCGTTAAGGCTGCGTTCCTACCGGATGTAAGAcgtagctgagcggtgcgatGATGTGGAACGTTGTGACAGTGACGTTGTGAGATGTGCGAGGGAGCTGAGCAGTCCGAGGGTGCATAACGAGGGCGTTTTTTTTGGACATGGTTTTGCTGTTGGTGTTAGCACCGTAACAGCTTCGCCCTGACTGTGGAGGGCGTGCTCGGCGAGCCGGCACAACCGCTTCCAAACGAGGCCGTGTAGAGGGCTCTTTTCAAATAAGCAGGTTACGGTGGGcgaggcgggagcgaagcgcgCACAACTCATTTTTCGCACGCATCCTTCCCTTGTTTTGTATATATAAAAACCTCGCTCgtctgagctgtttccactagagctgcgctgagcgaggataggtaaattaagaGTTTTTactggttcatgacaaacacagtCTTATAAACTTTAAGCTGCATGAAGATCACCCGTGTAAAATTACCTTCATGTCTCTAAACTAGCGGCATGATTTCGGGATCATAAATGTATGTTTATTCCAGACGGCCAGCTTTCTACATCAAAAATGCCactgtatgtaatgtatgtatgtgtgtgtatgtaatgTGGACGCCTAtagaaaaatagtatgagcaacGCTAAACGTACGCACGCGCGTGCGACGCGTTTTCCCTGTAGGCGCGCCTGCTCCGTGCACCCGCGTCAGTTAGCGTGGGCCCTTAGAGATTTTTACCACTGTATTTTCACTGACGTGAATTCAGTCATTGCTATTGTTCAGTTCTTACCTGACGCACAGCACGTAGTCACCGTGTATCGTCCTGGAGTCCCTGACGAGGAAAACGCCGCTCTCCGTTTCGCTGAGCAGCAGCCGCGTCGCCTCCGGCCGGGACAGTCCGGCGAAGTACCAGCTGAAACAGAACGTAACTCATGGGCCACCATGTTCGTACAATACACCATACGGCGTGgtagaccgagaaggagatggcgggacgctttggacgcgtatgcaagggattggcctGAAATTGCGCCAGACCGAGGTGTGGAgatcgagagagagagagagagagagaaacgtttatttacacatattcgatacacataaaatacattagaaggaaaaaataaaaaaaaacatcgaatagtataaagtcaGAGAGCAGAGCAGAGCAGAGCAGAGGTCTTTGCCTAGGAGTGGGACACTATAACCAGGCTAGTTAAAAAAAGTCTAATATCCAAACcccactaatcccactaatattataaatgcgaagtttgtaagtctgtttctttgtttcCTCACGACGTCAAACCGTTGAAACGATTTAGATAAAGTTCGATGCCGACAGTTGGTGTCCCGGGGagggacaaaggatagtttttatcccggaaaattgcatagttcccgcgcgggatagcgataaatgaattctacgcaaacggagtcgcgagcaacaggcCAGTATCCGAATAAGTGCAGTTAGCCAGTTATGCACTATATTGGATCCAAATCCGTGAAAATAGGATCCGGAGTAGTCGTAGAACTAATTGTATGGTTGCGAAAGACTAGATCGGAGAGAAATCGGACGACGGAACCATATATAAATACTTCTACGAATATTCCGGACCGTATATTCACGCATTCGGACCAGTTTCGCATCGGACGTAATGCGTAACCGCTCTGAGAGGATTTGCACCTTGCTTAATGATGAtaagtattttatatcaaatttagtgtgttaaaaattataagGATGTCCTAAAAAATCCcggacaaaatataattaaattaaaaataaaaatagctttCTTTTTGACATCGCACTCAGTAGTGGAATCTAAATCCCGGATGTTACTAAATTAGATCTGTAACTTTCAAATATGtaagatttattttaactttatttttattaccgtAAATTGcttctaaaaataataacagaaaCTAAATATGGAAAATGTGCCAACCAAATTTGGCCTAAGGAAAACCATGATAGTTATTTGCTTCCTGTCAGCTGTAATTAGGTAGACAAACAGACGAGGAAACGACGAGGGTAGTAGGTACAGGTCGATCCTCAAGAGCTGgcgaataaacaaaaataatgtcaCTTTTCACTGTGTAAGTACTGTTCCACAGGGGcctaattatattttgtaaacaagtatACGGTATTGTAGAGAATGAATAAAAGCTTGGAAGTGATACGTAGGTACTATAAAAATGAGAAAGCTGTTGTATTTGGGGCATATAATGCGTAACAACAAGTATGGTCTGCTTCAGCTTATTATCCAGGGGAAGATACAAGGCCGCAGACCACCTGGCCGTAGACGTACCTCCTGGTTAAGAAACCTTAGAGACTGGTTCGGAATGAGTACCAGATCCCTCTTTCGAGCGGCAGTCTCTAAGGTTAGGATAGCCCTAATGATCGCCGACCTCCGATAGGAGAGGGCACCGGAAGAAGAGGAAACAAGTATATAATAGAAATAcagaaacatttattcactattcgCAAAAACTTACAGGACATTCACATTACAAATAGACACTATGAAGACAAAAAAAAGGCATGTCTTTGCGAAATCGGGAAGCGCTCCCAGCTTCGTAGAATAAGATCTCCTATACTACGATgtgcaaaattagaacttcatatcttgccctctcgctgacgcttatattatttaacacgagagtgagagggacggtacgatacgaacttcgattttcatagTACCAAGCATTGTGTCTGGTCTTCCGCGTGTGTAACTTCTTATAACACGATTATCACTTATTGAATCAACCGGTTAATCATTTTGATGCACACATAGACATTATcgttcactcattcaatccattctgTACAgttcgattcacaagagctggcacgaatggattgaacgaaagaaCGAAAGTAATGCCACTGCCATGCCTTGACAtgacattttcacatttgtgtgaagtgtattcaaagtaacacacagatactttcattcactcattaaaTCCATTCGTGACAGCTCTTAACCATCAACCTGTACTTCAGAAGGCAATGAAACAGCTTCTTTTTGTCCAAGGCTGAAAAAGTTAGCAAATTAGCGGTTTTCGCGTTTCGCTTTTTGTTATTAGACGCAATTAAGGATTGTTAAGAGGCTAAAGTCTGAACAAAGATGATTATATGACTAAAGTATGGTTTTGTATTAGTATAGTGATTCCTAAAGTTATCCGGACCGCGACTCATACTGGAAACTggctaagtacagtcaagtgcaaaaatgtgtctatttgaaccactcaaaaatatgttactacggccttattgcgtcggaataagaatctgtggtacatatttttgaaactttgaattagtacatatttttacacttgactgtacattgaaAACCGGCcttgcgagtcggactcgcgcaccgagggtcccGTACTAATTTGAAGGGgggcgaatattcagcgtttttacagttttttttttaatgtaagacAATACAGATGCTGAATTTAGtgtgattaaaattcttgtgacttgtctttccgttgtgctaataaacgtgggACTCTAATGACGTTGACCGCGCgttcaaaacgctcgaatattagCCCAGGTACATATATACCAATAGCCAGTGTAAGCAGAGCAGTTAATTTCAGGATctatttttttcgcaaaatcCCGCAATTTTAGTTCAATTGCTAGGGCTGGTTTAGCGATCTATTGACTAATGTTTTGCCAtcttattttgtcggaaaaaaaTCTTAGTTATCTTGCTTCCTCAACTGGCTTAATGAAGCTAATTGAGGAAGCAAGAtaacgaacttatccgacaaaatacgatgtcAAAACATTAATCAATAGATCTgtacgcgtacgaagccgcggaTAAGACTTTTCATATTATAAACCTCTTCGATATTGGAATTTGGAAATCGAGCACTTAACACAGAGCATTAAAAATCGAAATTATTGTTTGCAATTAAAAAGAAAGTGCTAACATTCGCATGCAAAGATAAGCGTCGAAGTAAACTGCTAGACTGCTACGAGTGTTTTCACATAGCTTTCACCCTCACCATTTGTTTGAGGCTGGCGTGATATAGGCACGTATTTCAATGGAGAgtttacttcatcatcatcaacccatgcgtcccactgctgggcacaggcctcctctcagaatgagatggtTTGGGTTGtaattcccacgcaggcccagtgcggattgagaacttcacacactattAAATTGCGCAGGTTTGTGCTttgcacgatgttttccttcgccgtaaagctcttggcaaagaaatgtaatttcgcacatgaacttTGAAAAACTCACGAATTGTGAGCCCGTGCTTGATTGACCCCACGTTTTTATGTTTGAGAGACCacaagtcaaaccactaggctttacgaagttcgtatcgtaccgtccctctcgctctcatattcaatagtataagtgttgaacgacacgaacttcgattttcaaatttcgtagtagccctgcaggatcgGAGCAGTATTACATAAAAACATGGAACTGTCGGAAACCAAGAGGGTATAAGTTGCCACAtcaaacatacaataaaaaaaacggaaaaatcCGTGTAATACGTCACGctgttacat
This window encodes:
- the Crk gene encoding crk proto-oncogene, adaptor protein, whose product is MANPAISLASFDQNDMSSWYFAGLSRPEATRLLLSETESGVFLVRDSRTIHGDYVLCVREDDRVSHYIINRVVSADGSTRFRIGDQLFADMPALLSFYRLHYLDTTPLVRPLSQASVKAPPQPQVLEVVVAKFDFFGNDPDDLPFRRGERLMVVGRDEEQWWTARNAQGRTGSIPVPYVQRILEPSGAPYPPNEALTQIGDPPSPPASNKNPARTNMQRTLPALARVRQTRVPNAYDRTALRLEEGDIVRVTRMNINGQWEGELNGRTGHFPFTYVEFLDENAAS